A single region of the Triticum dicoccoides isolate Atlit2015 ecotype Zavitan chromosome 2B, WEW_v2.0, whole genome shotgun sequence genome encodes:
- the LOC119364293 gene encoding uncharacterized protein LOC119364293, translating into MHHAKTDSEVTSSVAPSSPPRAPYYVQSPSHDDGENHSKTAASSFHSSPAASPPRSLGNHSRESSSSRFSGKVPSAGSSRRGVVGGGGKRGGGGGGGEAARRSPWMKEAAIEEEGLLMEDDDDADGRAGGFSALPKKVRYGLGFVGAFLVLFTFFALILWGASRNQKPVVSVNSVTFHNFVIQAGTDASLVPTEMSTINATVRLTFRNTGSFFGVHVTAQPVTLYYSQLLMASGDMKYFYQPRKSQRKVAVTVVGSKVPLYGGGAGLSSTPGPKGVPPPPVPLQLTLRIRARALVLGKLVKPRFYNNVQCSVRLDTTKLGKAISLKKSCTHV; encoded by the exons ATGCATCACGCCAAGACCGACTCGGAGGTGACGTCGAGCGtggcgccgtcgtcgccgccgcgggCGCCCTACTACGTGCAGTCGCCCAGCCACGACGACGGCGAGAACCACTCCAAGACGGCCGCCTCCTCCTTCCACTCTTCCCCGGCCGCGTCCCCGCCGCGCTCGCTCGGGAACCACTCCAGggagtcctcctcctcccgctTCTCCGGCAAGGTCCCCTCCGCAGGCTCCTCCCGCCGCGGCGTCGTCGGCGGAGGCGGGAAGCGCggcgggggtggcggcggcggcgaggcggcgcgccgCAGCCCCTGGATGAAGGAGGCGGCCATCGAGGAGGAGGGGCTCCTcatggaggacgacgacgacgccgaCGGCCGCGCCGGCGGCTTCTCCGCGCTCCCCAAGAAGGTGCGCTACGGGCTCGGCTTCGTCGGCGCCTTCCTCGTGCTCTTCACCTTCTTCGCCCTCATCCTCTGGGGCGCCAGCCGCAACCAGAAGCCCGTCGTCTCCGTCAAC AGCGTCACGTTCCACAACTTCGTGATCCAGGCGGGGACGGACGCGTCGCTGGTGCCCACGGAGATGTCCACGATCAACGCCACGGTGAGGCTCACGTTCCGCAACACGGGGAGTTTCTTCGGCGTGCACGTCACGGCGCAGCCCGTCACGCTCTACTACTCCCAGCTCCTCATGGCCTCCGGCGAT ATGAAGTACTTCTACCAGCCTCGGAAGAGCCAGCGCAAGGTGGCGGTGACGGTGGTGGGCAGCAAGGTGCCGCTgtacggcggcggcgcggggctgagCAGCACGCCGGGGCCCAAGGGCGTGCCCCCGCCGCCGGTGCCGCTGCAGCTGACGCTGAGGATCAGGGCTCGGGCGCTGGTGCTGGGCAAGCTGGTGAAGCCCAGGTTCTACAACAACGTGCAGTGCAGCGTCCGCCTGGACACGACCAAGCTGGGCAAAGCCATATCCCTCAAGAAATCCTGCACCCACGTCTAG